A window from Plectropomus leopardus isolate mb chromosome 3, YSFRI_Pleo_2.0, whole genome shotgun sequence encodes these proteins:
- the lrrc40 gene encoding leucine-rich repeat-containing protein 40, protein MSRFKRADQMDSLAGFRTEKTEPAVPYGLLKAARKSGQLNLSGRGLTDVPQDVYRLNIDTPEEAQQNVSFGASDRWWEQTDLTKLLLSSNQLTKLSDDIRLLPALTTLDLHDNQLSSLPNTLGELQELQQLRLSHNQLRSLPVEVCALKNLCSLTLQKNLLEILPEELGQLENLTQLDLSSNHLKGLPSSLGRLACLQTLNLSHNQLSCLPDCLAQLSNVKLLDCSNNQLTDIPASISEMTALEQLYLRHNKLRLLPKLPAPALKELYVGNNQIEQLETEKLACLSAISLLELRDNKIKILPEQITLLSTLTRLDLTNNDIATLPATLSLLPNLKVLLLEGNPLRGIRRDLLTKGTNELLKYLRGRIKEEPEKADEGTTAMTLPSQARVNVHNIKTLKLLEYSEKQAGEIPDELFDAAADQNVTTVNFSKNQLTSTPPRLAEFLSSISDINLSFNRLTSCSDVCKFLQLMHIDLRNNQLSDLPSEMKNLTKLRSIILNYNRFNSFPEVLYQIISLETVLLGNNQVGKVDPHCLIKMVNLSTLDLSNNDLLNVPPELGLCTSLRCLSLEGNPFRTPRAAIVAKGTDAVLEYLRDRIPT, encoded by the exons TCCCTCAGGACGTGTATCGTCTGAATATTGACACACCAGAGGAAGCGCAGCAGAATGTGTCCTTCGGAGCGTCAGATCGCTGGTGGGAACAGACTGACCTCACCAAACTGCTGCTCTCCTCCAATCAGCTCACAAAACTGTCTGATGACATCAGACTGCTGCCTGCTCTAACTACACTGGAT CTCCACGACAACCAGCTGAGCAGTTTACCAAACACTTTGGGAGAACTGCAGGAGCTCCAGCAACTGCGTCTCAg TCATAACCAGCTGAGATCACTGCCAGTGGAGGTGTGTGCTCTGAAGAACCTCTGTAGTCTCACACTCCAGAAAAACCTGCTGGAGATCCTGCCGGAAGAACTGGGACAACTGGAGAACCTGACCCAGCTG GACCTGTCCAGTAACCATCTGAAGGGTCTGCCCTCCAGCCTGGGACGTCTCGCCTGTCTGCAGACGCTGAACCTGTCTCACAATCAGCTCAGCTGTCTGCCTGACTGTCTGGCCCAGCTCTCAA ATGTTAAGCTGTTGGACTGCAGCAACAACCAGCTGACTGACATTCCTGCCAGCATATCAGAGATGACCGCTCTGGAGCAGCTCTACCTCCGACACAACAAGCTCCGCCTCCTACCCAAACTCCCTGCACCTGCCCTCAag GAGTTGTATGTGGGGAACAACCAGATTGAGCAGTTGGAGACGGAGAAGCTGGCCTGCCTCTCAGCCATCTCTCTCCTGGAGCTCCGAGACAACAAGATTAAAATCCTCCCTGAACAGATCACCTTACTGAGCACGCTCACACGCCTCGACCTCACCAACAATGACATCGCCAC TCTTCCAGCAACTCTCAGCCTGCTGCCAAATCTGAAGGTGTTACTGTTAGAGGGGAACCCTCTGAGAGGAATCAGGAGAGACCTGCTCACT AAAGGAACCAACGAGCTTCTGAAATATTTAAGAGGAAGAATTAAAG aGGAACCAGAGAAAGCAGATGAAGGAACGACGGCTATGACGTTACCCAGCCAGGCCAGGGTCAATgtacacaacattaaaacactcAAATTATTGGAGTACAG tgaGAAGCAGGCAGGTGAGATTCCAGATGAGCTGTTTGATGCTGCAGCAGATCAAAATGTCACCACTGTTAACTTCAGCAAGAACCAGCTGACCTCCACACCCCCCag GCTGGCGGAGTTCCTCTCCTCGATCTCAGATATCAATCTGAGTTTCAACAGACTGACTTCCTGTTCTGATGTCTGTAAGTTCCTGCAGCTGATGCACATCGACCTcag gaaTAACCAACTGAGTGATTTACCATCAGAAATGAAGAACTTAACTAAACTACGCTCTATTATCCTCAATTACAACAG GTTCAACTCCTTCCCCGAAGTCCTCtatcagatcatttccttggaGACGGTGTTGCTTGGTAACAACCAGGTGGGCAAGGTGGACCCTCATTGTCTGATCAAGATGGTTAATCTGTCAACACTGGATCTGTCAAACAACGACCTGCTGAATGTCCCCCCTGAACTGGGCCTGTGTACCAGCCTCAG GTGTCTCAGTCTGGAGGGGAATCCTTTCCGCACACCCAGAGCAGCCATCGTGGCCAAAGGAACGGATGCAGTGTTGGAGTACCTCCGAGACCGCATACCAACGTGA
- the LOC121940972 gene encoding prothymosin alpha-A-like: MADSKVESSGELSAKELKEKRQAEEAKNGEDAAANGKTDEENGEQENEVEDDEEDVGEEEEDEDGEGDEEDDEEEDLDGPRGKRAADDDDDDEDEVETKKQKTAK, encoded by the exons ATGGCGGACAGTAAAGTGGAGAGCAGCGGAGAACTGAGCGCCAAG GAGCTGAAGGAGAAGAGACAGGCTGAAGAGGCAAAGAATGGAGAAGATGCCGCTGCAAACGGCAAAACT GATGAGGAGAATGGCGAGCAGGAGAACgaggtagaggatgatgaggaggacgtgggagaagaggaggaggacgaggatgGAGAGG GTGACgaagaggatgatgaagaggaggaccTCGATGGACCAAGGGGGAAGAGagcagctgatgatgatgatgatgatgag gaCGAAGTTGAAACTAAGAAACAGAAGACCGCTAAGTAG